The nucleotide window TTTATCGACTTCGTCAGCGACTCGACAGGCCCCTTGAACCTCTTGAGGAAGGCCTCTGCTAACCTCTCCCCGAAGGAGGTCGTTATCTCCTTTCTCCTCCACTCAAGGATCTCTTCGAGTTCCCTCTCCCTTTCGCTTTCCTTGCTCTCCTCCGTTTCCTTCTGGATCTCTTTGAGCGCTCTGAGTCTCTCCTGGAGGCTTTTCCGGCGGGGGAGCTTTCTAACCGGCTTCTCCGTGACCTCGAGCGTCGTGCCGCCGAGCTTTTCAAGGAAATTGAGGAATGCCTCGATGACTCCCATACGAACACCTCACGCTATGTTCCTGATCTGCTCCTGTATCTGGGCCGAGCTATCCCTCTCGATCTTCTCTATGAGGGCGTCTTCATCGATGTAGAACATCTTGATGTAGTGGCCGACCTCTTCTATGCTCCTGATGCCCTTCTCCATCATCCACTCGAGGATTATCTTCCTCTTCTCCCTCTCCATCTCCAGCTCGCTTATGCTCATTCCCGTGTGCCTCGCGAGTTCGTTTATGACCCTGCTCGGAACTTCCGTTGGCTGGAGCTCGTCCTTTGCCGGATCGTACTTGTAGAGCTTGTTGAGCTGTATGCTCTCGCCCTCGATTCCCGAGATTTCCGCTATCTCCGTGACCCTCCTGACGGTTCCCTTCTTCCTGCTGTTGAACCTGACCTGCATCAGGATTATGTCGAGGGCAGGGATCATTATCCTTGGAACGTTCATCGGCGGGCTTTCAAGCCTCACTATCGTCTCACGGGCGCTGTTGGAGTGTATGGTGCCCATACAGTTCGACACAAGGATCCCGTTGGCGACGTAGTTGTGGTCCTCCTCAACGGTCAGGTCGTAGAGGTACTCTATGCCCAGCTCCTCCGGCTCGACCTCCTCGACGCTAACGACCTCGTCCCAGTAGACGTCTCCCTCCGCTATTAGCTCAAGCCTCTTCGCCTGAACCCATGCTTCTTTATCTCTGAGATCGCTCGCAACCTGTTGGAGGGCGAGCGCTATGCCCCTGAGCGCGGAGCGCCTGATTTCCTTCATCCTTCCCTTCTCAACGTGCCTTATGAGGCTCTCCGATACCTTCTCGCCGGCATAGCTTGAGGCGAGCCTCGAAAGCTCCGAAACCGTGAGGTTGAGCCTTCTCCTGAGGGGTTCGAGCATCGCCGGCGAAATCGGTACGCGGTCGGCCCTCTTTCCACGATAGGAGCGGTACTTTCTGATGAGCTCCTCAAGCTTCTCCCTCTTCCGCGAGTGCCTGAGCGGTATCGAGCGGTGGAATCTAATTAAGTCCTCAACACCCCTCACCGTGACCCTGAATATCACGCCCTCCTTGTAACCCCTGTTCTTCACGCGGGAGACGGTGCTTATTATTCCAAGCCTCTGGAGGGCATACCAGACCTTCCTCGCGAGGTTCTCGCTCCTCGTCGTTAGGATAACAGCAGGGCCGTTTTCGTCTATGTAGGCATCGGCATCGAAGAGGCCGGCTATGAAGTGCCTCAATAGATCATCGTTCGAGAGAACCAGATCTGGAACGTCGAGGCTCTCCTTGCGCCCTTTGGGTATTCCGAAGGCCCTGTGGAGGAACTCGGCGAAGGGCCTTGAGCCGTAGGTTACCACCGTGTAGGCAGATTCGCGCTTTACCTGCGGCTCGCTCTCGGGAAGGAACTCCGAGATTGCAGAGGTGAATGCCTTCATGTAGGATTCGTCGTCGAAAGTGGCCGAGATGTAGTAGCCGTTTGATGAAATGTAACCGTCTCCAAGGAGGACTCCAACGGCGTAGGAAAGGCTCTCATTCACCTCGCGGACGAGCTTCACGGGTTTCGAGTTGATTGAGAGTAGATACTGTGCCATCTCGGGAGGAATGCCGTCGTTCGGAACCTTTACGAGGCCGTTTCCGTTGGGGACGAGGTAGTAGTCGCTTATCCCCGCGTAAACCTCGGGGTTGATGATTGCCCTCCTCTGGGGCGGCCTTGGGGGCTTCCTCATCACGGCCACTCTGTCACCGGGCTTGAGTTTCTCCGCTTCCTTCCTCACCACGTCGCCGTCGGAGAACACGAAGAACGGGTGGGTCTTTGTGAGTATCACCTCGTTGCCCGTCCTCGTCCTCACGCGGATGAGCTTCTCTCCCTCTCTGACCTTCCTTCTCCAGACCCTCGAAACGACGTGCTTTCCTGCCTTGAGGTCCGGGCCAACGCTCACGACCTCGAACCTGTCTTCCTCATCGAGAACCACGTACTCCAGATCCCTGTAGGTTTCAATTCTGTCGGAGTATTTCCTAAATAGCTCCTCGAGCAGGTCGCCGATGAGAACGAAGCGGCCGTCCGAGAGCTGGATGACCGAGAAGTCGTAGAGGGCGCCATTATGACCCGTGTTCATGGCTGTGAACATCGTCCTGGCCTCTGGGCCACGGACCTCACCGACGATGATTCTATCGGGACGCATACGGAGGGTGTTCTTGACGAGGTCGTCCATCGTGACCTCTCCCTTGCCCTCGATGTTCGGCGGCCTGGTTTCGAGCCTGACCCAGTGCTCGACGGGCAGCTGAAGCTCGGCCGTGTCCTCGATGCTGATAACGCGCTCGCTGGGCGGGATGAACATCGCCAGTGCGTTCAGGGTAGTCGTCTTACCGGAACCGGTTCCACCGGCCACGAGTATGTTGGCCGGCTTCACCCCCAACCCATCAACGAGGAGCCACAGGAAGGCTGCAACGTCGCTGTTCATGGTTCCATACTTTATGAGGTCGATTATCGTTAGCGGGTCCTTCTTGAACTTACGGATAGTTATCGTCGGACCGTCGAGGCTTATAGGAGGTATCGTGGCGTTAACACGGCTTCCATCGGGGAGACGGGCGTCCAAAAGCGGGTTCTGCTGGTCTATCCTCCTGCCCACTTCCCTGGCTATCCTCTCGATGATGTTGAGTATGTCCCTCTCCTCCTTGAACACTATGTTGGTTTTGCACATGTAGAAACGCCTGTGCCACACGTAGACCGGCTTGTTGGTTCCGATGACCATGATCTCCTCAAGGTTGTCGTCCCTCACGAGGGGATCGAGAAGGCCGTAGCCGAGCATGCTCTGCACTATGAGCTCCGCCAGAACCTCTATTCTTCCCTCGGAGAAGTTTGGGGCCGCCTCTTTGAGCATTCTCTTGACTTCCCTGAGGAATATCTTCCTCCTCTCCTCGTAGTTCGGGATCAGAGTGGGATCGATCTGGATCTCCGTTATCGCCCGCTCTCTGACCTGTTTCAGGAGGTTCTCTTCATCCTTCGAGAGCTTTGGTAGTCTTATCTCGTATATCGGCACGGGCTCTCCCTTGACTTTCAATATTCTGACGTTTCCGTACGCGTCCAGAACTTTTGCCCTGCCCCCGTAGGACAGCTCTTCCGTTTTGGTTTCTCCTATTATGCTCTGAAGCCCGAGGGAGGGCTTTGGCTTGGGGAGAGGCAGTGGCAGGGGCTGTGACCTGGCCGGGGCCTTGGGTTTGCTTGGGGCCGTCCCCGTGCTTCCTCCGAGGATCTGGCCGAGGAGATCAACTCCGGTGGGCGTTTCGGGCTTTTTCTGCCTCTCGCTTGGCTTCTCCTTTCCCTCCTTTCCCCCGAGGATTGCGCTCAGCGATGGAGCCGGTGATTCTTCCTTGGGCTTCTCCGCTGACTTGAGGATCTCTTCAAGGGGATTGCCCGCTGGAACCGGGGGTTTTTTTGGTTCTTCCTTCTTTGAGCCGCCAAGGATTTCCTCGAGCGGGGAGCCCTCTGAGATGAAAGGTAATGGGGGCTTCTTCTCCTCCTTCTTCTCACCCAGTACGTTTGCGAGGGGATCGCTCTTGCCCCCGAGTATCTCATCTATCCATGAACCGGAGAGCTCCTTCTTCTTTTTCTTTTCCACCACACTCTCACCCACGGTAATTATTCCATTCAACGCGGTAGCTTATTTCAAGGGTGTTCACGTCTTTACCCATGTACACGACCCATATCGGGAAGTCGAGGGGCTTGACGGCCGGTGCGTGGATCTCGGGCTTTTTGATCTTCGTTCCCGAGATGAGGCTGTCGGTGAGCTTGAAGAGCCCGTTGGAGGAGTTTCTGGGTTTATTCTGGGGGGTCTTGGGCGTGGTGAATCCCCTGTATCCGAGTATGAAGTTCAGGTAGTCGCTGTATTTCATGGAGTACGGGGGCTGGTAATCGGTCATCGTCGCGTTGTGGAATATCACCGGCTGGGACACCGCGAAGAACAGCGGGAACTCGACGTTCGATGTACTGTTGTCGTCAGTGCTGTCCGGGACGTCGGTGAGCTTGAATTTAACGATTCCCTCGTATTTGAGCATCTTGATGTAGCCGTCCATCGAGGGCAGAACCTCGTTGAACCTTATGACCAGCGGGTAGTTCAGGAGCTGGGGGTAAGCCACTCCGCAGATCGGATAGTTGAGGTTCTCGTAGGTGTGGATCTTTCCACCCGTGAAGGTTCCGTTCTCATAGTTCAGGATGTACAGTCCCACGTCTGTCGGGCAGGAGTCCTTGTAGTCCTTGAGCTTGATGTAGTATTTGTGGGCCTCCGTGATCGAGAACTGGACCTTAACTGTTTCGTAGGGGTAGATCCAGAACCCGACGCGGTAGTTGAGGGTGTTGTTGAGCGTCTCCGGGGAGAGCTGGTACACCATCTCCCCCCTCGTCTCGTTGAAGGTCCCGACGAGCCATTCCCCGTTGTTCTGTCTGTAAACTTTGAAGTCGTACAGGGGGTTGGCCACTATGAACTTGGGATAGGGGGCCAGATTGATGAGCGTGACGTTTACGTACATTATCAGCTGCCCGCTCAGGCCGATGTTGTTGTAGTTCTCCCCCGGAAGGTTGTAGGTTTCACTCTCGGCGAGCGCGGGAAGGGACAAGAACAACAATGAAAGGGCCAGGAGGGGAAGGAGCTTGGCTTTCATCGATCCCACCCCGTCAGCTCTTCTCGACGAGCTCGCCGATGTACACCGTGTTGATGTGGCTGAGCACGTCCGGAACGTAAACCGAGGGCACCTCGACGATCACGAGGAACGGAACTCCGTTCGGCACGTTCTGGAGCTGGAGCCTCTTCTCGAGGGCGAGTAAGTTGTCCCCGTAGTTTTCAAGCTGCTTGATGGCCTCCTCCGAACCCTGTATCTTGCCCGAGGAGATCGCCCTCATTATCTCGCCGAGGTTGACCGAGTAGTAGTACGAGGCCGAGGATGACTCGGAGTAGCTCTCGCTCGAGCTGGAGGAGCTGGAGGAGCTTCCGCCCGTTGAGACCGTTGTGTCGCCGGCGCTCGCGGAGTTCTGGCTGCTTGAGGAACTCTGGCTGTTGGAGTTGGAGTTGCTCGAGGAGCTGCTTCCCTGCTGCTCGTTCAGGTTTATTATGCCTGCGTCCGCCGGGAGGAGGACGGAATCAACGTAGCCGAGGTCCGCTATCTGAAGGTACTGCCTGTTGGTGGCGTTCTGGGCGAATATCATTATCTTTGCGCCCGGCTCGATGAATCCCCCAACAACCCTGTCCCTGGTGAGGAGGAGGGCTATCTTAACGAACTGGACCTCCTTGACGCTGTACTGCATCAGAACGGTGTAATCCTGGATCCCGGAGAGGATGGCCTTCGCCTGTTCCTTGGTGTATATCTTCTTGTGGCCGTTGAACTCGAGAACCACGTAGTCGCCTTTGATTGAGTCAACCTTGTAGGTGTAGTACTCGCGCCAGAGCTGGAGCAGGTAGGGGGTTGGGTCCGTCGAGTTGACGACGTCTATTGAGGTGGCGTTGTCGATCCTGGCAAGTAGTTCGTTCTCTATCTGAAGGGCGTGGGCCCTTATCTGGCTCGGCAGCGGCTGGGCAAGCAGGGGTTCAAACAGGAGTTTTATCTCAGTCTTCTTCTGCTCCTTGGCTTCGTTCAGGCGTTTGAGCTCCTCCTGTCTCTTTTTCTCTTCAAGCTCCGCTTTGTATTTGTTGTAGACCTGGAGGTAGGCGCTCTTTATATCGATGGAGTTGAGCTCTTCAACGCTTTTCGCCGCCTCTATCTTCGCTTTGAGCTCTCTGTACGTGGCCTGCCCGTAGCTGGTCTTCAGTATGTCCCCTTTGAAGTACGAATTCAGTTCGGCCAGCTTCCTCTGCTTTGCGTCTCTCAACTCTTTCGCCTTCTGACTTGAATACCACGAGTAAGCAGCGAACGAGACTATCAGGATCAGGATTATCAGGATTGAGGCACCGATGAGGATTCTCCTCTTCTTCTCCCTCTCCCTAA belongs to Thermococcus sp. AM4 and includes:
- a CDS encoding DUF515 domain-containing protein, yielding MAEDIEAKIRRLRELGKASAEPETPPTPVSKPSPKPKPPRRIRRLSNIREREKKRRILIGASILIILILIVSFAAYSWYSSQKAKELRDAKQRKLAELNSYFKGDILKTSYGQATYRELKAKIEAAKSVEELNSIDIKSAYLQVYNKYKAELEEKKRQEELKRLNEAKEQKKTEIKLLFEPLLAQPLPSQIRAHALQIENELLARIDNATSIDVVNSTDPTPYLLQLWREYYTYKVDSIKGDYVVLEFNGHKKIYTKEQAKAILSGIQDYTVLMQYSVKEVQFVKIALLLTRDRVVGGFIEPGAKIMIFAQNATNRQYLQIADLGYVDSVLLPADAGIINLNEQQGSSSSSNSNSNSQSSSSSQNSASAGDTTVSTGGSSSSSSSSSESYSESSSASYYYSVNLGEIMRAISSGKIQGSEEAIKQLENYGDNLLALEKRLQLQNVPNGVPFLVIVEVPSVYVPDVLSHINTVYIGELVEKS
- a CDS encoding ATPase, T2SS/T4P/T4SS family, whose amino-acid sequence is MVEKKKKKELSGSWIDEILGGKSDPLANVLGEKKEEKKPPLPFISEGSPLEEILGGSKKEEPKKPPVPAGNPLEEILKSAEKPKEESPAPSLSAILGGKEGKEKPSERQKKPETPTGVDLLGQILGGSTGTAPSKPKAPARSQPLPLPLPKPKPSLGLQSIIGETKTEELSYGGRAKVLDAYGNVRILKVKGEPVPIYEIRLPKLSKDEENLLKQVRERAITEIQIDPTLIPNYEERRKIFLREVKRMLKEAAPNFSEGRIEVLAELIVQSMLGYGLLDPLVRDDNLEEIMVIGTNKPVYVWHRRFYMCKTNIVFKEERDILNIIERIAREVGRRIDQQNPLLDARLPDGSRVNATIPPISLDGPTITIRKFKKDPLTIIDLIKYGTMNSDVAAFLWLLVDGLGVKPANILVAGGTGSGKTTTLNALAMFIPPSERVISIEDTAELQLPVEHWVRLETRPPNIEGKGEVTMDDLVKNTLRMRPDRIIVGEVRGPEARTMFTAMNTGHNGALYDFSVIQLSDGRFVLIGDLLEELFRKYSDRIETYRDLEYVVLDEEDRFEVVSVGPDLKAGKHVVSRVWRRKVREGEKLIRVRTRTGNEVILTKTHPFFVFSDGDVVRKEAEKLKPGDRVAVMRKPPRPPQRRAIINPEVYAGISDYYLVPNGNGLVKVPNDGIPPEMAQYLLSINSKPVKLVREVNESLSYAVGVLLGDGYISSNGYYISATFDDESYMKAFTSAISEFLPESEPQVKRESAYTVVTYGSRPFAEFLHRAFGIPKGRKESLDVPDLVLSNDDLLRHFIAGLFDADAYIDENGPAVILTTRSENLARKVWYALQRLGIISTVSRVKNRGYKEGVIFRVTVRGVEDLIRFHRSIPLRHSRKREKLEELIRKYRSYRGKRADRVPISPAMLEPLRRRLNLTVSELSRLASSYAGEKVSESLIRHVEKGRMKEIRRSALRGIALALQQVASDLRDKEAWVQAKRLELIAEGDVYWDEVVSVEEVEPEELGIEYLYDLTVEEDHNYVANGILVSNCMGTIHSNSARETIVRLESPPMNVPRIMIPALDIILMQVRFNSRKKGTVRRVTEIAEISGIEGESIQLNKLYKYDPAKDELQPTEVPSRVINELARHTGMSISELEMEREKRKIILEWMMEKGIRSIEEVGHYIKMFYIDEDALIEKIERDSSAQIQEQIRNIA